The Hippoglossus hippoglossus isolate fHipHip1 chromosome 21, fHipHip1.pri, whole genome shotgun sequence genomic sequence AGGTACATATTGATAGTTACTACAGTTATATCCAGGTTCATACAGATGCATCAAAGACTTTATTCAATAAGGTGGGAGTAGCAATTATTATTTCTgaatttcatattaaaatagGGAAAAAGACAAGTGAAGGGCTATCGGTATGATATATATAGGCGAAATGATTGCAATAATGTCAGCACTACAGCGCATAGAGGACACACGATCATTAAGAGCAATTATTTGTTCAGATTAAAGTTCATCATTAGCCAGCATACAGAACACTCATTAAAACAGCAGACCGGAAATTTTgattgaaatacaaaaaactttATACAGAAGTCAAATGATGGGCCTGACAGTAGTAAAATTGCAAAGGAGGCTGCTGAAAATAGCTGCACTGATGTGTCGGTCAGCCTCAGTAAAGCAGAAACTAAGAGCATCCTGAAACAGAGATTGAAGGAAATGTGGCAGAAACAATGGGAGGAAGACAGGAAAGGAGTATGGTTTTACCAATTCAAAGGAAATTGGGAGAAACGAGATGGGCAggagaaaacagaagagaaggaACCATAATATCAAGACTCAGATTTGGACACACAGGACTAAAAAGTactttgcaaataaaaaaacatgatccAGGAAAGTGTGATTATTGTGGGGgaaacatttatataatttgaaAGAGTAAATATAAAAGAGAATATACGTTTTCTATTTCAATAGAATAGATAATATAATTATAAGACATCCTGAGCCACACTCCATACTAGCAGGTGGCGGTAATGCGCAAAATTGTTGTTTACCAACAGCAAATAAAACCccaaagaagcagaagaagaagcagcagaagaagcagcagaagaagaagaagaagaagaagaagaagaaccgtTGTGTTTACCTTCAGTTTCCCACCGGAGCATAACACAGGGAACACAAAATGGCGACTTCCAATGCTGCGATTAGGTCGACTCGGTTGTTTCAAGGTAAAAACAAGCCATTTGTTTCCCGACGTTTTAATGTATTGTGTTTGGAGCATACACAAATGGAGAGCAGCATGCGTTTATTTAAGATAGTGCAGGCGAAATACTGACCCCGGACCCTTAAACAGTTGGTGTGCTTCAGAGCCACCAGCTAGCATCTGTTCACAAACACCTTATACCTATCCACATCgtaacaacaacacatttatacaaataatCATTCAGAAACTTAGTAGTATCGATACATcgcatttaatttatttgacattGTCCAGGGTGACACAAGTGTGCTGTGGTAATGGTTTTAGTCTGGTCTGAAAATATGACCTTAACAAGAAGCATTTATATAGTAATACATTATTGCGTTAGTTTTCTTAAGAAACAACACAGGTATATGATTTTTAGAAATACAAACGTACCTTGCATTACATTACCAGTAATTCAGGTGTCTTTTACTGAATGAACTGCAATCTTGGTCAGAGAAATTGCTCAGTTCTAGTTGACACTATGGTCTCTGAGAAATGattaaaagaaatacacatgATGTTTGCAATTGATACAGTGCCTGGACTCAGTGAGCTTATTGGTTGCTATTCATGGTGAATCACTGAAAGGATGAAAGTACAACTTCCTGTCATAGTCTCATCTTGTGTTATTTTGAGCTACAGAATATTCTGTGTCCCTGTTCATCCTGGTTTGTGCACAAATATTTCAAGGTACCTCAGGAACATTGTTATTCGAGATGTTTGACACAGAGGGGTGGAGAAACTACGTTGTCATCTTTTTGTATACTTTTAGTGTATTTGTTACGAACAGATTGCATTGTCACCAACATTACCTAGAAGCAAAACCTGGCTTATGACTTAATGAAGTTTCCCAAAAGCTTAGCCTAATGAGTCACTGCCTTCATCTCAATCAGGGTTTTGAGAAATTCTGGATTTGCTGCTGTGTTTAACTAAAGgctgtttaaatgtttggatAACCAACCAAGGCAGGCAAAGCTCTGTAGACAAGGTTAAGAACATCTTCCTGTGTGAGAGGCTAATCAAATTCCACAAAAAAGGTGGCAAAATGATTCAATCTGATGATCAGGGTCCAGAATGTTGTGATATAAGACAGTACATagaacatgtcagtgttttggCTTTTACTCAAAAAGAGCTCTTGTGCAGTGTCTCCAGTTGGAGAGCTGGGGCGTCCTGAGGAGTGGATCAGCTGCTGCGCTCTGCACTCAGGCTGAAGAGACAGCCAAGTCAACCAAAAAGACCGAGGCTGCGAGCAAGAGTAAGACCATTTGATTATGTTGCCTTTGTTTCAAATTTACGTCAAACGTTTTACTAACTGGTTgatattgtgtattttctttttttatccacAGTGATACAtactatctatatatatatatatatatatatatggtttgCGATTTAAAGCTTAATATGTAACTTTATTTCACAGAGAAAGGTCTAAAATTTCTCTCTTCCAGTCATCCATTCTACCCATAATAAttcagtttaaattaaattgaatattgTTAAAATTGTATCTGATTGTGTTTCTGATTGTGTTGAATTCTGTATGGAGATACGTTGACGCCATAAACAAGTTAAACAGTACTGCAAGTGCATGTTTTTTGATTGCTGAATATTGTGTggaagtaattttttttattttattctgataAATTCCGGGAAAGCAGATTTGGTTGCAAGCTGAAGTCTAAGGAATTTCACTGTATATGTTATTAACTACTCTTGTCCCATTTACTATtttcttcagcagcagagatACCAGAGGAGAGAGCAACTCTACTAGCCTACAAGACTGCAGTTGCCTTCCCAGTTAGATTTTCACAGCCTGGGGTTTTTCCCGCACAGTCTATAGGGGTAGCTGTACCAGTGGCCAGTTCCACTGCCACTACAGAAGCAGAAGTTGCTGCAGTAGCTACATTGCCTGTCACTGTTGCCAGTGATCCATCTGTAGCTATGCCACAGGCAGAAGAGGCTCCATCTGGTTCTTCACATCCAGCTCCCAGCCCAGATGTTGCTCAGGTTGTCGATGACACTCCTCCATCTGTAGTTGACACAACAGCTGAGTCCCTGGTCTATGCAGCTAGCACAACACTATCACCATTCGACAATCCCACTGCAGCCTCTCCCTTAGATGATGCAGTCCCAAACACCACAGCTTCCTCTGATCCTGGTAATCCAGCAGCTGATATTTCTTCATCCTCATTGGACAGTtcagactctgactctgattctgactctgactctgactctgactctgacactgGCTCTGGGGATGAGAAGTCAGAAGTGAGGACCGAGACCAAGACCTCACCACCACTGGTGGCAGAATCAatgaaagaagaagcagaagttCATATGGTCACATCAAAGATAAAGGAAGGCACAAGTGAAGATAAGAAGGAAATTCGACCAGAAACTGTAGATTATCCTGCCCCTGCTGTTGATGCTGACCAGGAGAACTGCTCCAACAGTTTTAGCATCCATAGAAGCAGCTCAAGCTACCATGGAGACACCCACTGTCAATTCTGATGAGTTGGTGGATTCTGCTTCTGAGATCTGCACTGCTGCAGAAGACACTCTAGAGGGCACTGTCTTAGCTGAAGCTGCTTTGAATCCTGCTCCACAAGTGGTAGAGGACATTGCATCTcctgctgtccatggtgctcaTGTAGAAGCTCCAGCCGAAGTTATGGCCGaggctgcaaatacagaaaaaaatccatctGATGCTCCTGTTGAAACTACAGATTGTGCCTCTGCCGAAGCCCTTGGAGATGCTGCTGAAGAAGCCCCTGAAGAAGCTACTACAGAGCCTTTAGAAGCTGAAGCTGCCCCCGCTCAAGTTGCTGCTGAGACTCCAGCTGAAGTTTCTGCCCCTGTGGAAAGCCCCAAGGAGCTGATGGACCCTGCTCCAGTCATAGTTGAAGCGGTAGAAGCAGATCTGCAGGCAGAGGCCACAGTTGAACCATCTGAGGGTATACACTACACCATCCTTCCTCAAAatctccacttctctctctctcttctctgttgaTCATTGAGATAACCAAACTTTTCTTTACTCATCATAACATATTTTGTGTACTGTTAAGTTAATGTAAGGCATCAGCTTCCTCATAGATGTTAGTTCCTTTGCTTTCACAGATTTTCTTAATATCATTCCTGAattcttccaaaaaaaaaatgtttttcatcaatgtGAAATCTAAACTCCCATTACATTTGTTCACTGTGTGGTCAGGTGTGCATGTATCTAAACAGTGCATGCTGCATTTTGctattctttaacattgcctTTGCTTGCATTTGCCAATTGTAATTTAGATTTGTTTATCTTTGACCCACCCACACAACTATGCTGTCAATGTATGGTCAAAGTGACATTTCTAATTGCATACTGTGACATTAATCCTACTCAAGTTTCTGTTTAATTCCACTCCTTTTGTGATTTGGGAATCTACCATCTATATTTCTTTAATCCTTAGTTGTATCTAACAGTTTCCAAATCCATCATCATTCCCAGAAAATATGattcatatttctgtttatttttatatatttctcacTTTGGCCTATTTTCTGTTCATACTGGTTCTGTTTGTATGGAAAATGGGTTACGGGACTCAGCTCTGGCAATCACTGCAAGAGCTGTTTCACCTGGTTACAGGTGTTCTGAGGTGTTAATTTTAAGGCTGCAGGTAATAACACCATTGTTTTGTTCCACTGTGCCAGGTAATGCTATTGCTAACAGTAAGAGAGTGCACATGGTCAGGCTGTGGTAATAGGTTAGATGTGTTAAATGTCCTCCTGTCCCTGACAGCACCTGGATGAGCAGATCTGGGAGTGATTGGAGTCAGATGAAGTATTTCTGGAAGCAGGATTACAAATCACCTagatgcttaaaaaaaaaaaagagaattggCTCATAGTCATAATATGACTATAATAGTATATGACTATTTAATTTGACTACAGTCCTTTGTGACAATTTTGTCTGAGCAGCTGGGTAATTCTGCTTCTAGGAacaacgccccccccccccccccccccccccccccccccccccccccccccccacacacacacacacacttgggtCCTTAACTTTATCAcctgttcatttcttttttgaCTTTGCAAGTATGTTGCTCACCTTTTAAGCCTTTGGGATAAGCACCGCatcaattaatgaaaatgtttgaatgtatttCTCTCTGATTGTTTATGTGTATGatactttcttctttcttataTATTGTTTCTAACCTTACTGGTTGGTATTGGTATTGAAAGGACATTACACAAATTAGTAATCAAAACCATCAAAGCCTTGTTCATAAAACATTGATTTGTCCTTcttaaaaatctatttctatttctagtGGGCTTCCTTTACTCTGTGAAagcacattcacactgatgctTTCCTCTTACAAACATGTTCCTTGAGGGTTTTCACACCAGTATGTCTCCACACTCTGTTGGGGGTAATGCAGCCTGTCACCATAGGAAATGCTCCACTATAAACCACCTTTGTCAACATGTGtgaatttgtaaatgtgtggCCCTTTCAAAATTGTTTTTGAAGTAAACTACATTTTGTTCTCATTCTATTGCTTCATCAGATATGCCCAGATCACAATTAATAACCTTTGTTACCTGAAAAATAGGAAGAGTGATAAGGACACAGATGAGACCCAGGATTGCATTTGGCTAACATTGTGCTATTTCTGTTGAAATACAGAGCAGGAAGACTTGCGATACTAATCTTTGCTCCAGACCTTCTGACATGCCCTTCtgtttttcccctcctcccGCAGAGATTGCCGTGGCGGCACCTCCAGAGCCTGAGGAGCCATTTGACAACAGCACTTATAAAAACTACCAGCACCACTGCTACACCCCTTACACATTTGCTGACCTGGATGTAGAGATGGCAAAGTTTCGTCTCCCTCAGCCGTCCTCTGGCAGACCCTCACCCAGACACTAGAGGAGCGTACAGCTACAAACCTTAATATTTTGGTGAtggtgttttccttttcccATAAGGTCATCCCCCACCTGTCACTGCTTGAAATTTAGCTGTTAAAGATCTTATATTATTAAAGTTCCCGAATAGGAAATGAAGTGTTTTTTGCCTGGTGTGATTCTGTTTTGTCTCACATAAAGGAGTAGGTGTATAAAGCGATAAGAAAAGATCAAACGTTTTTTTATGCTGCTATTCTGCCTTGGGGACATCATTTAAATAGAGCTGAGTGTGCAAGTGGCTCATCTGTATTTCTCTTTTAATGATTATAATTTTGACTCCGAGCCTGCCTCCCTACACACAATGCCCTAATTATCCTGGCAATTTTTCTTCTTTAGGAGTAATCAATCAGCTATTGTTATTTGTGTGTAAGAGTGCACATGAGATAATCTGCATAAATAAGTGTAAGCTGGAGATATGCATAGAAAATGCGTTGTGTAAATGAGGGCAGTGAATAGCGAGCAAAAACCCCAGCAGGGTGCAGAGGGACGTCATGTCCCCGCCCCCTCACGAATATTCATTATCCGAGCGCCCCAGCGTGCCCTTACGTGATGACGCACCGCGACAACTGCGGGTCCCGATTGCTGCAGGCCGCTTGTCAGTGTGACGAAGATTGGCACCCAGGTAAGCTGTCACTCAAAATCCCTCTTTTTCCGTTCCCTATCAATCAAACAATCTGGGCGCACGCAAAAATGCCCCGGGGCGAGCAGCGCGGACCTAGTGAGGGCAGCGGAGTGTGCTCGTGGAAGGGAAACACGGGTGGCGTAGCTCCGGGAAGAATAAAAAACCTGTATACAAGAGGAGGGGGGTAACAAATATGTCGGCGTTGTGGATCAGAGGAGGATTGTGGAAAAGCAAAGGGCGAGAGAGCACGAAATGAGGCCCGACAGTTGTGTGGCTACCGCGGAGGGAGGGTGAAGGACAGGGCAGCGGTCTACGCGTTATTGATTCATGTGGAGAGGCTTTTAGGAACAACCCAGTTTCTCCTGGTGTGCAGACAGTACTTCTTAATGCGACTGCAGTCGAATTACTGAACACTGTTGACCAGAAATGCATATTCATCACAATGTTTGATTCAAACATGATAATACTGCTAATGCTTGTTACCCGAGCTAACGGCTTGCCTCGTATCAATCCGCAGCGGGGTCCTTTTAGGACCTGGCTAGCGAGTTTAGCGTGTTTTCCTGGGCAAGTGATTCCCTTGCTAAATATGGCGCTTTGCATATAAGGTCCACCGCTCACACATGAGAAACACTTAAGTAAATAGTTAGCAGCCTTGTTAACGTTAGCTGGTAGCTCGTCCGAACGGCTGCCCTTTCTCGGTTGGAGTCAACGAGCTAATGCGAATGTAGCGTTAGCGTAACAGACTAGCTAGCTCAATATTGTTGAAAAACAATGCATACTCCAACCGAACTAGTTTGTCGCCGAATAATACCAACATACTCCTAGTTGGAGGATATTTGTTTGCCCAAATATGATCTCAAACTTCGATTTTCACTTGCCGCCACAAATAATATGTGAGCAGCTAAGACCAGGCTAAAAGCTAAGTCCATCGTGGTGGGTGTGTTTATATCAGTAACGGGATATTATCAATCGTCCACTACTGCGGGTGTGAACTTATCTCTTTGTTTTAAGAGTCAGTGAATAGACATGTTTATGAATATTGACATGGAAATATATCTTCATAAAATTACTGTTATTTTGAGTTTCACCAACATTTAGAATTTTTGTCGTTTTATTACTTTTGCTTTTATCCTACATTTGATGCATATGTAATTTGCTAGCTAATTATACATGTATTAGCTTTAATGTTTAACATTAAGTCTGTTAAGTTAGACTTTTGCCAGTACATATAACATCAAATCTAGTAAATAATTATCCACCATCAAATATTTGTAGTTCCTTGGACATATTTGCCCAGTTAAAATAACTAATAGTGTTTTAATCCTGACATCATGGTAGTCAAGTTACATGCCTACATTATGGGTACCTCATGCAGGTCAGTCTATCTGACAGGTTAAGTCTGACTGAAACTATGCATTGTGTAGGTTGGCCACCTGTCCCTGAACACTATAATGCCCCAGTGTTTGCAGCATCTGCAGTGAACGTGATGGCAGCCCAGTCGGTTTCCATAGACAAGTATCCAAAGGGAGAGCAGCAGGTGGGTGAGAGGGACAATACCTACATTTACAGTATTCTGCAGTCTTTTGACAGTGATATGTCTGCCTGAATAaccaaacaaaaggaaacactaaatatatttaacacTAGAACACAAGCAATTTTGATGCCATCACATCGGTTTTAGTAATCTGTTGTCACTGTGCTCTGTCTATGGTGGGCCaccataaaatgtaattgtagAAGGGACACTGATGCAATATAAAGCCCTATTTATGCCCAGCGTTTTTAACTGCTCTTGCACTTTGACGacaaaacatctttattcaACTGCTACATTTGGGGGTGTCAAACTGAGAAAAAATCTATGACTAATGAGACATTGCAAGTTATTATTTTTAGCCTGTTGGCACTCAATCTGAGTCATTGTTGTGCTCAGTCACATTGGTTGGGATGGTGTTAGTGCTGGTATTAGTGGAGGGGATCCTAGGGTAAGAAAGCACattgtgagaatgtgtgtgaaaaatgtatgtCCCAGGTCCTGGATTATATTCAGAAATGCTATCAAATCGTAACATCAGATTGGGTAGTGGTTAGGTCGGTAATGCAATGGTAATACATCACTCTGGATGCAGTCTAGCCATTCTTTGTCCACAAAGAAAATCAAGAGACCAAACAGTATGGCAAAATGCAGATTTAAGTGCATCTGGCCATCCCAGATACACAAGTCATTTTCATGTcaaaataattatgtttttatgtctaaccaaaagaaaaaagtatctCAAATCAGATTACCCAACAAATGGTGCTGGTGATTGGCAATGACAAATATTGGACTGACAACTCATGACACTAATGTTTGTTGAATATCACAGTAAATACGACTTCATACTTCCTTTTCAAAGAATACTGCACAGTTAAGTTTTTCAGACCATGTCATCATGACTTTCCAAAGTTTTATATTGAACCAAGACTACTCTGTTAAACTTTGCCCCCAAGCTACTCTGGTTCTTCACATGATGATTTTATGTCAGTTGTTCTCTGCctttctcttcacctcttctatctgtttctgtctccatTGCTTTTTTTCATCTTAATGTCTTTCTCTGCAGATGCAAGGTGTGGTAAAAGTAGACAGTGATTCAGAGCAGAAGTTTGAGGGGACGTTGGCAGAGGTGCCCAGCCCGGCAACAACAGAGCCGCAGACACCCATGGACGCGGACAAAGCCTCCATATATCGGTAGACCAAATTCTgcatgtgtgcttgtttgtttagAGAGAGAATAGAACAACCCCCCTCTATTCTTAAATATCTGTCCTCTTTCCCTGTTGGAACTCAGATTTGCCAGAAACTAAATTGCCCTAAGGAAACCTCACATGATATTCGTGAAGCTCTCCCCTTTGTTCATGTGACTTTCAAATTACTCTCTGGtatttgaaattcaaaagaGTGTGTTAAGACCAATGCTGATCTTTTTCTTGTATAAACGAATGGGTCTTTTGTTGTATTTAGATTATATGCATGCTTCCTATTGAAAGTATAACCATGGCCTGCACACAAGTCCCCAATCTCAAGCTAGTTGATGGTTGGTATTTGTAATTGGCCACTTACCTGAGCAGAATACTGAAGTTTAATTGACCTCAGTAAACTCGTGTGTGTTCATATTGCATAAAGGTGCTGTAAGGAAGGAAAATTATGATTATTTGAGACAGCAGTTTGTCTTGACTTCATTTCGACTTGCGTATCTATACGTATctatttcatgatttattttcatgtacCATAAACACCTTTTTGTTTCAGGATTTGTGCATTTTGGAAGTCTCTGCAGATCCTCTGTAGTTTCTCTgggggagctgtgtgtgtgagtgcaaatGCCTGAGTGAGAGCATCcaagtttctgcagactttctctaCTGGCTCCCTAGTAAACAAGTCTGCAGAATCTGCCAGATTTTGCACAGATGCTCCTCCTCCCAGATGGCAGAGGTgcagggaggggggagaggggtcGACCATTATGTTGTGGGCCTTTCTGACACACCGGTCCTTAATATATGTCTGCTAAGGTGGAGAGGGAGACACCT encodes the following:
- the ndufv3 gene encoding clumping factor A isoform X2; the protein is MLRLGRLGCFKCLQLESWGVLRSGSAAALCTQAEETAKSTKKTEAASKTEIPEERATLLAYKTAVAFPVRFSQPGVFPAQSIGVAVPVASSTATTEAEVAAVATLPVTVASDPSVAMPQAEEAPSGSSHPAPSPDVAQVVDDTPPSVVDTTAESLVYAASTTLSPFDNPTAASPLDDAVPNTTASSDPGNPAADISSSSLDSSDSDSDSDSDSDSDSDTGSGDEKSEVRTETKTSPPLVAESMKEEAEVHMVTSKIKEGTSEDKKEIRPETVDYPAPAVDADQENCSNSFSIHRSSSSYHGDTHCQF
- the ndufv3 gene encoding clumping factor A isoform X1, yielding MLRLGRLGCFKCLQLESWGVLRSGSAAALCTQAEETAKSTKKTEAASKTAEIPEERATLLAYKTAVAFPVRFSQPGVFPAQSIGVAVPVASSTATTEAEVAAVATLPVTVASDPSVAMPQAEEAPSGSSHPAPSPDVAQVVDDTPPSVVDTTAESLVYAASTTLSPFDNPTAASPLDDAVPNTTASSDPGNPAADISSSSLDSSDSDSDSDSDSDSDSDTGSGDEKSEVRTETKTSPPLVAESMKEEAEVHMVTSKIKEGTSEDKKEIRPETVDYPAPAVDADQENCSNSFSIHRSSSSYHGDTHCQF
- the ndufv3 gene encoding uncharacterized protein ndufv3 isoform X3, whose amino-acid sequence is MLRLGRLGCFKCLQLESWGVLRSGSAAALCTQAEETAKSTKKTEAASKNCASAEALGDAAEEAPEEATTEPLEAEAAPAQVAAETPAEVSAPVESPKELMDPAPVIVEAVEADLQAEATVEPSEEIAVAAPPEPEEPFDNSTYKNYQHHCYTPYTFADLDVEMAKFRLPQPSSGRPSPRH